From one Populus alba chromosome 17, ASM523922v2, whole genome shotgun sequence genomic stretch:
- the LOC118039622 gene encoding valine--tRNA ligase, chloroplastic/mitochondrial 2 isoform X2, with translation MSSQNEFGSGKRNMVELLQIRLRDSVLPVTGLESVSPLMSKSVVEAFIKLHEKGLIYQGSYLVNWSPNLQTAVSDLEVEYSEEPGTLYHIKYRVAGQSDFLTVATTRPETLFGDVAIAVNPKDDRYSKFIGKMAIVPMTYGRHVPIIADKHVDKDFGTGVLKISPGHDHNDYYLARKLGLPILNVMNKDGTLNEVAGLYSGLDRFEARKKLWSELEETGLAIKKEPHTLRVPRSQRGGEIIEPLVSKQWFVTMEPLAEKALRAVEKGELTIIPERFEKIYNHWLSNIKDWCISRQLWWGHRIPVWYIVGKNCEEDYIVARNADEALEKAREKYGKNVEIYQDPDVLDTWFSSALWPFSTLGWPDVSSEDFKKFYPTTMLETGHDILFFWVARMVMMGIEFTGTVPFSYVYLHGLIRDSQGRKMSKTLGNVIDPLDTIKEFGTDALRFTISLGTAGQDLNLSTERLTANKAFTNKLWNAGKFVLQNMPSQTDVSAWEAIRNCKFDKEESVLRLPLPECWVVSELHVLIDMVTASYDKFFFGDVGREIYDFFWSDFADWYIEASKARLYQSGADSACSEAQAVLLYVFKNVLKLLHPFMPFVTEELWQALPDPKEALIVSPWPQTSLPRFPNSIKKFENFQALTRAIRNARAEYSVEPAKRISASIVASEEVIQYISNEKEVLALLSRLDLQNIHFTDSPPGDANQSVHLVASEGLEAYLPLADMVDISAEVERLSKRLSKMQVEYDGLAARLSSQKFVEKAPEDVVRGVREKAAEAEEKIKLTKNRLAFLKSSILVSQ, from the exons ATGAGTTCACAAAACGAGTTTGGGAGTGGAAAGAGAA ATATGGTGGAACTATTACAAATCAGATTAAGAGACTCGGTGCTTCCTGTGACTGGACTAGAGAGCGTTTCACCCTTGATGAGCA AATCTGTGGTTGAGGCTTTTATCAAGCTTCATGAGAAAGGCCTAATCTATCAAG GCTCGTATTTGGTTAACTGGTCTCCTAATCTACAGACTGCTGTTTCAGACTTG GAAGTAGAATATTCTGAGGAACCTGGCACTTTATATCACATCAAGTATCGAGTTGCTGGACA GAGTGACTTCTTGACAGTTGCAACAACACGGCCTGAGACTTTATTTGGTGATGTAGCTATTGCTGTGAATCCCAAG GATGACCGCTATTCTAAGTTTATTGGGAAGATGGCAATTGTACCCATGACATATGGCCGCCATGTACCTATCATCGCTGACAAG CATGTTGATAAAGACTTTGGGACTGGTGTGTTGAAGATAAGCCCGGGACATGATCATAATGATTACTATCTTGCTAGAAAGCTTGGTCTCCCTATTCTTAATGTGATGAATAAGGATGGGACCCTTAATGAGGTTGCTGGATTGTACAG TGGTCTCGATCGATTTGAGGCACGGAAAAAACTGTGGTCAGAACTTGAGGAGACCGGGTTAGCTATCAAAAAGGAGCCGCACACTTTAAGGGTTCCTAGATCCCAACGTGGAGGAGAA ATAATTGAGCCATTGGTAAGTAAACAGTGGTTTGTTACCATGGAGCCCTTGGCTGAGAAGGCCCTTCGTGCTGTTGAAAAAGGAGAGTTAACCATAATACCTGAAAGATTTGAGAAG ATTTATAATCATTGGCTGTCAAACATCAAGGATTGGTGTATAAGCAGACAGCTATGGTGGGGGCACCGCATACCTGTGTGGTACATTGTAGGAAAAAACTGTGAAGAAGATTACATAGTTGCAAGGAATGCTGATGAAGCTCTTGAGAAAGCTCGTGAGAAGTATGGGAAAAATGTTGAAATTTATCAAGATCCAGATGTTCTGGATACTTGGTTTTCAAG CGCTCTATGGCCATTCAGTACTCTTGGTTGGCCAGATGTTTCATCAGAGGATTTTAAGAAGTTTTATCCTACAACAATGCTTGAAACTGG GCATGACATTTTGTTCTTTTGGGTGGCAAGGATGGTCATGATGGGAATTGAGTTTACTGGGACTGTTCCATTCTCATATGTTTATCTTCATGGGCTTATCCGGGACTCACAG GGACGGAAAATGTCCAAAACACTTGGTAACGTAATAGATCCCCTTGATACAATCAAAGAGTTTGGCACTGATGCTCTACGATTCACTATTTCTCTAGGAACTGCTGGCCag GATCTTAATTTGTCTACTGAGAGGTTGACTGCCAACAAGGCCTTCACCAACAAACTATGGAATGCGGGCAAGTTTGTGCTACAGAATATGCCTAGTCAAACTGATGTATCTGCTTGGGAAGCTATAAGGAATTGTAAG TTTGACAAAGAGGAGTCTGTTCTCAGGCTACCTTTACCAGAATGTTGGGTG GTGTCAGAACTTCATGTTCTTATTGACATGGTCACAGCGAGCTATGATAAGTTTTTCTTTGGAGATGTTGGGAGGGAAATATATGATTTCTTCTGGAGTGATTTTGCTGATTG GTATATCGAAGCCAGTAAAGCTCGCCTTTACCAGTCTGGAGCCGATTCAGCTTGTTCAGAGGCACAGGCGGTTCTATTGTATGTTTTCAAAAATGTATTGAAATTGCTACATCCATTCATGCCATTTGTCACTGAAGAACTATGGCAG GCACTCCCCGACCCGAAAGAAGCACTTATAGTATCTCCTTGGCCCCAGACTTCACTTCCACGGTTTCCcaactccataaaaaaatttgaaaatttccaAGCTTTG ACTAGAGCAATCCGCAATGCTCGAGCAGAATACTCAGTTGAGCCAGCCAAGCGTATATCTGCATCTATAGTTGCCAGTGAAGAAGTCATCCAATATATATCT AACGAGAAGGAAGTCTTAGCTCTTCTTTCCAGGCTAGATCTACAAAATATCCATTTCACAGATTCTCCTCCAG GGGATGCAAACCAGTCGGTACATCTGGTTGCTAGCGAGGGACTGGAAGCTTACCTTCCTCTTGCAGATATGGTCGATATATCTGCTGAAGTAGAACGCCTTTCAAAGCGCCTCTCCAAGATGCAAGTGGAGTATGATGGACTTGCTGCTCGTCTCAGTTCCCAGAAA TTTGTAGAGAAAGCTCCCGAGGATGTTGTCCGTGGGGTTCGAGAAAAGGCAgcagaagcagaggagaagataAAACTCACCAAGAACCGGTTAGCTTTCCTAAAATCCTCTATTCTGGTGTCACAATAG
- the LOC118039622 gene encoding valine--tRNA ligase, chloroplastic/mitochondrial 2 isoform X1, which yields MILQMTLSSPFLLSSCSSAHRLNPLLFSKRRHCPIKFSHFPFHLLTKPRLLAVASAATENGVFTSPENAKSFDFSSEERIYNWWESQGFFKPTFDRGSDPFVVSMPPPNVTGSLHMGHAMFVTLEDIMVRYNRMKGRPTLWLPGTDHAGIATQLVVEKMLASEGIKRTDLSRDEFTKRVWEWKEKYGGTITNQIKRLGASCDWTRERFTLDEQLSQSVVEAFIKLHEKGLIYQGSYLVNWSPNLQTAVSDLEVEYSEEPGTLYHIKYRVAGQSDFLTVATTRPETLFGDVAIAVNPKDDRYSKFIGKMAIVPMTYGRHVPIIADKHVDKDFGTGVLKISPGHDHNDYYLARKLGLPILNVMNKDGTLNEVAGLYSGLDRFEARKKLWSELEETGLAIKKEPHTLRVPRSQRGGEIIEPLVSKQWFVTMEPLAEKALRAVEKGELTIIPERFEKIYNHWLSNIKDWCISRQLWWGHRIPVWYIVGKNCEEDYIVARNADEALEKAREKYGKNVEIYQDPDVLDTWFSSALWPFSTLGWPDVSSEDFKKFYPTTMLETGHDILFFWVARMVMMGIEFTGTVPFSYVYLHGLIRDSQGRKMSKTLGNVIDPLDTIKEFGTDALRFTISLGTAGQDLNLSTERLTANKAFTNKLWNAGKFVLQNMPSQTDVSAWEAIRNCKFDKEESVLRLPLPECWVVSELHVLIDMVTASYDKFFFGDVGREIYDFFWSDFADWYIEASKARLYQSGADSACSEAQAVLLYVFKNVLKLLHPFMPFVTEELWQALPDPKEALIVSPWPQTSLPRFPNSIKKFENFQALTRAIRNARAEYSVEPAKRISASIVASEEVIQYISNEKEVLALLSRLDLQNIHFTDSPPGDANQSVHLVASEGLEAYLPLADMVDISAEVERLSKRLSKMQVEYDGLAARLSSQKFVEKAPEDVVRGVREKAAEAEEKIKLTKNRLAFLKSSILVSQ from the exons ATGATACTTCAAATGACGCtctcttctccatttctcctctcTTCCTGTTCCTCTGCTCACAGACTCaaccctcttctcttctctaaACGACGCCACTGTCCCATCAAGTTCTCTCACTTCCCTTTCCATCTACTCACCAAACCCAGATTGCTTGCAG TTGCTTCTGCTGCAACAGAAAATGGTGTATTTACTTCTCCAGAAAATGCAAAGTCGTTTGATTTTTCTTCAGAAGAACGAATATACAATTG GTGGGAATCTCAAGGATTTTTTAAGCCAACTTTTGACCGGGGGAGTGATCCTTTTGTGGTATCAATGCCACCTCCAAATGTTACTGGTTCGTTGCACATGGGGCATGCCATGTTTGTGACTCTTGAG GATATCATGGTTAGATACAATCGTATGAAGGGAAGACCAACACTGTGGCTTCCTGGTACTGATCATGCTGGTATTGCAACTCAG TTGGTTGTTGAAAAAATGCTTGCATCTGAAGGAATCAAAAGGACTGATCTGAGCAGAGATGAGTTCACAAAACGAGTTTGGGAGTGGAAAGAGAA ATATGGTGGAACTATTACAAATCAGATTAAGAGACTCGGTGCTTCCTGTGACTGGACTAGAGAGCGTTTCACCCTTGATGAGCAGCTAAGTC AATCTGTGGTTGAGGCTTTTATCAAGCTTCATGAGAAAGGCCTAATCTATCAAG GCTCGTATTTGGTTAACTGGTCTCCTAATCTACAGACTGCTGTTTCAGACTTG GAAGTAGAATATTCTGAGGAACCTGGCACTTTATATCACATCAAGTATCGAGTTGCTGGACA GAGTGACTTCTTGACAGTTGCAACAACACGGCCTGAGACTTTATTTGGTGATGTAGCTATTGCTGTGAATCCCAAG GATGACCGCTATTCTAAGTTTATTGGGAAGATGGCAATTGTACCCATGACATATGGCCGCCATGTACCTATCATCGCTGACAAG CATGTTGATAAAGACTTTGGGACTGGTGTGTTGAAGATAAGCCCGGGACATGATCATAATGATTACTATCTTGCTAGAAAGCTTGGTCTCCCTATTCTTAATGTGATGAATAAGGATGGGACCCTTAATGAGGTTGCTGGATTGTACAG TGGTCTCGATCGATTTGAGGCACGGAAAAAACTGTGGTCAGAACTTGAGGAGACCGGGTTAGCTATCAAAAAGGAGCCGCACACTTTAAGGGTTCCTAGATCCCAACGTGGAGGAGAA ATAATTGAGCCATTGGTAAGTAAACAGTGGTTTGTTACCATGGAGCCCTTGGCTGAGAAGGCCCTTCGTGCTGTTGAAAAAGGAGAGTTAACCATAATACCTGAAAGATTTGAGAAG ATTTATAATCATTGGCTGTCAAACATCAAGGATTGGTGTATAAGCAGACAGCTATGGTGGGGGCACCGCATACCTGTGTGGTACATTGTAGGAAAAAACTGTGAAGAAGATTACATAGTTGCAAGGAATGCTGATGAAGCTCTTGAGAAAGCTCGTGAGAAGTATGGGAAAAATGTTGAAATTTATCAAGATCCAGATGTTCTGGATACTTGGTTTTCAAG CGCTCTATGGCCATTCAGTACTCTTGGTTGGCCAGATGTTTCATCAGAGGATTTTAAGAAGTTTTATCCTACAACAATGCTTGAAACTGG GCATGACATTTTGTTCTTTTGGGTGGCAAGGATGGTCATGATGGGAATTGAGTTTACTGGGACTGTTCCATTCTCATATGTTTATCTTCATGGGCTTATCCGGGACTCACAG GGACGGAAAATGTCCAAAACACTTGGTAACGTAATAGATCCCCTTGATACAATCAAAGAGTTTGGCACTGATGCTCTACGATTCACTATTTCTCTAGGAACTGCTGGCCag GATCTTAATTTGTCTACTGAGAGGTTGACTGCCAACAAGGCCTTCACCAACAAACTATGGAATGCGGGCAAGTTTGTGCTACAGAATATGCCTAGTCAAACTGATGTATCTGCTTGGGAAGCTATAAGGAATTGTAAG TTTGACAAAGAGGAGTCTGTTCTCAGGCTACCTTTACCAGAATGTTGGGTG GTGTCAGAACTTCATGTTCTTATTGACATGGTCACAGCGAGCTATGATAAGTTTTTCTTTGGAGATGTTGGGAGGGAAATATATGATTTCTTCTGGAGTGATTTTGCTGATTG GTATATCGAAGCCAGTAAAGCTCGCCTTTACCAGTCTGGAGCCGATTCAGCTTGTTCAGAGGCACAGGCGGTTCTATTGTATGTTTTCAAAAATGTATTGAAATTGCTACATCCATTCATGCCATTTGTCACTGAAGAACTATGGCAG GCACTCCCCGACCCGAAAGAAGCACTTATAGTATCTCCTTGGCCCCAGACTTCACTTCCACGGTTTCCcaactccataaaaaaatttgaaaatttccaAGCTTTG ACTAGAGCAATCCGCAATGCTCGAGCAGAATACTCAGTTGAGCCAGCCAAGCGTATATCTGCATCTATAGTTGCCAGTGAAGAAGTCATCCAATATATATCT AACGAGAAGGAAGTCTTAGCTCTTCTTTCCAGGCTAGATCTACAAAATATCCATTTCACAGATTCTCCTCCAG GGGATGCAAACCAGTCGGTACATCTGGTTGCTAGCGAGGGACTGGAAGCTTACCTTCCTCTTGCAGATATGGTCGATATATCTGCTGAAGTAGAACGCCTTTCAAAGCGCCTCTCCAAGATGCAAGTGGAGTATGATGGACTTGCTGCTCGTCTCAGTTCCCAGAAA TTTGTAGAGAAAGCTCCCGAGGATGTTGTCCGTGGGGTTCGAGAAAAGGCAgcagaagcagaggagaagataAAACTCACCAAGAACCGGTTAGCTTTCCTAAAATCCTCTATTCTGGTGTCACAATAG
- the LOC118039623 gene encoding geranylgeranyl pyrophosphate synthase, chloroplastic, translated as MAFSVTISCYDNLLLKNSINGLNTQPRACSLDQIKCFHMKTQATSAANPSFKQSFRAHEENKKTQKVPSPPFGFKEYMIQKGNQVNKALDAAVPLQHPRKIHEAMRYSLLAGGKRVRPILCIASCELVGGDEESAMSTACALEMIHTMSLIHDDLPCMDNDDLRRGMPTSHKVFGEDTAVLAGDALLALAFEHVARNTKNVSSDRVVQALAELGSAVGSKGLVAGQVVDIESEGKEVSLSTLEYIHVHKTAKLLEAAVVCGAIMGGADATSVERLRKYARSIGLLFQVVDDILDMTKSSEELGKTAGKDLTSDKATYPKLIGVDEAKKFAAQLTDQANQELSFYDPVKAAPLYHLASYIASRQN; from the coding sequence ATGGCCTTCTCTGTAACAATTTCTTGCTACGACAATTTACTTCTGAAAAACTCCATCAATGGCCTAAACACCCAACCTAGAGCCTGCTCATTAGACCAGATCAAGTGTTTTCACATGAAAACTCAAGCAACCTCTGCTGCAAACCCATCTTTCAAGCAATCGTTTAGAGCCCATGAAGAAAACAAGAAGACACAAAAGGTCCCTTCACCGCCATTCGGATTTAAGGAGTACATGATCCAGAAAGGAAATCAAGTGAACAAAGCACTAGATGCGGCAGTGCCCTTGCAACATCCCAGAAAAATCCATGAAGCCATGAGATATTCTCTCCTTGCAGGTGGAAAGCGTGTTCGTCCAATTTTATGCATTGCTTCGTGTGAATTAGTGGGAGGAGATGAGGAATCAGCAATGTCGACGGCTTGTGCACTGGAGATGATTCACACCATGTCACTAATCCATGATGATCTTCCTTGTATGGACAATGATGATCTTAGACGAGGTATGCCCACAAGCCACAAAGTTTTTGGTGAAGATACAGCAGTTCTTGCTGGTGATGCACTCCTAGCCCTTGCCTTTGAGCACGTAGCCAGAAATACCAAGAATGTCTCGTCGGACCGCGTGGTCCAGGCCCTTGCTGAGCTTGGATCCGCTGTTGGATCAAAAGGTCTGGTGGCAGGTCAGGTTGTGGACATTGAAAGTGAAGGTAAAGAAGTGAGTTTGAGCACGCTGGAGTACATTCATGTCCATAAAACAGCAAAGCTTTTAGAGGCAGCAGTTGTCTGTGGAGCAATAATGGGAGGGGCAGATGCTACAAGCGTTGAAAGACTTAGAAAATATGCTAGATCTATCGGGTTGTTGTTTCAGGTGGTGGATGATATATTGGACATGACCAAGTCCTCCGAGGAGCTAGGAAAGACCGCCGGCAAGGATTTGACCAGTGACAAGGCTACATACCCTAAGCTGATCGGCGTAGATGAGGCCAAGAAATTTGCTGCCCAGTTGACTGATCAAGCTAATCAAGAACTTAGTTTCTATGATCCCGTTAAGGCTGCCCCATTGTACCATTTGGCTAGCTATATTGCTAGTCGacaaaattaa
- the LOC118039625 gene encoding heterodimeric geranylgeranyl pyrophosphate synthase large subunit 1, chloroplastic → MAFSALFWSFNSSFFLKHSINHLKNPPKTPLGHLYLSTMKFASSNLKQTNQAQEAPSLAFQLKEYMFTKLKQVNEALEEAVPLQQPIKIHEAMRYSLLGNGKRMCPILCIASCELVGGDEELAMPMACALEMVHAMSLIHDDLPCMDNDDLRRGKPTNHKVFGECIAILAGDALLSLAFEHIASKTKNVSPDCVVRAIAELGSAIGSRGVVAGQIVDIDSEGKEVSMKTLEYIHVHKTAKLVEASAVCGAIMGGADVAGIERLRKYARSIGLLYQVVDDILDVTKSSEELGKTAGKDLASNKATYPKLMGIDEAKKFAAQLVEQAKRRTC, encoded by the coding sequence ATGGCCTTCTCTGCATTATTCTGGAGCTTTAACAGTTCATTTTTTCTCAAACACTCCATCAATCACCTTAAAAATCCACCAAAAACCCCACTAGGCCACCTCTATCTTTCCACCATGAAATTTGCAAGCTCGAATCTGAAGCAAACGAATCAAGCCCAAGAAGCCCCTTCACTTGCCTTTCAGCTTAAAGAATACATGTTCACCAAGTTGAAGCAAGTGAACGAAGCACTAGAAGAGGCAGTGCCCTTGCAACAGCCCATTAAAATCCATGAAGCAATGAGATATTCTCTCCTTGGTAATGGAAAACGAATGTGTCCGATTTTATGCATTGCTTCATGTGAGTTGGTCGGAGGGGATGAAGAACTAGCGATGCCAATGGCATGTGCTCTAGAGATGGTGCATGCCATGTCACTAATCCACGATGATCTTCCTTGCATGGACAATGATGATCTTAGAAGAGGCAAACCCACAAACCATAAAGTATTTGGTGAATGTATTGCAATTCTTGCAGGTGATGCACTCCTATCACTCGCTTTTGAGCACATAGCTAGCAAGACCAAGAATGTTTCGCCAGACTGCGTGGTTCGAGCCATTGCGGAGCTTGGTTCAGCTATTGGGTCAAGAGGTGTGGTCGCAGGCCAGATTGTGGACATTGATAGTGAAGGAAAAGAAGTAAGCATGAAGACGCTAGAGTATATTCATGTCCATAAAACAGCAAAGCTTGTAGAGGCATCTGCTGTTTGCGGGGCAATAATGGGAGGGGCGGATGTTGCAGGCATTGAAAGGCTTAGAAAATATGCGAGGTCTATTGGGTTATTGTATCAGGTGGTGGATGATATATTAGATGTAACCAAGTCGTCGGAGGAGCTAGGAAAGACAGCCGGGAAGGATTTGGCAAGTAACAAGGCTACATATCCCAAGTTGATGGGCATAGATGAGGCCAAGAAGTTTGCTGCTCAGTTGGTTGAGCAAGCCAAAAGAAGAACTTGCTAG
- the LOC118039626 gene encoding 1-(5-phosphoribosyl)-5-[(5-phosphoribosylamino)methylideneamino] imidazole-4-carboxamide isomerase, chloroplastic isoform X2, which produces MATSSSSLRASASSSSKFLASRKVFSSSSFFHGCQRHHGNRFITSFPSLHASSLRFRPCIDIHKGKVKQIVGSTLRDSKEEDGSALVTNFESDKSAAEFANLYKEDGLMGGHVIMLGADDLSKAAAVEALRAYPGGLQVGGGINVNNALNYIEEGASHVIVTSYVFNNGQMDLERLKDLVRVVGKQKLVLDLSCRKKDGRYAIVTDRWQKFSDVYLEEEVLEFLANYADEFLVHGVDVEGKRLGIDEELVALLGRHSPIPVTYAGGVTTMIDLERIKVAGDGCVDLTVGSALDIFGGNLPYKDVVAWHTRQETLMV; this is translated from the exons ATGGCAACTAGCAGCAGCAGCCTACGCGCCTCCGCTTCATCCTCTTCCAAGTTTCTTGCATCAAGAAAGGTCTTCAGCTCCTCTTCATTCTTTCATGGTTGTCAAAGACACCACGGAAACAGATTCATTACATCCTTCCCTTCTTTGCATGCCTCCTCTC TTCGTTTTCGACCCTGCATTGATATACACAAG gGGAAGGTGAAACAAATTGTTGGGTCTACCCTTCGAGATTCGAAGGAAGAGGATGGTTCAGCTCTTGTGACAAATTTTGAATCAGATAAGTCGGCAGCGGAGTTTGCAAATTTGTATAAAGAAGATGGGCTGATGGGTGGTCATGTGATCATGCTCGGAGCTGATGATTTGAGCAAAGCTGCAGCTGTTGAAGCTCTGCGTGCCTATCCTG GAGGCTTGCAAGTTGGAGGTGGTATCAATGTAAACAACGCTTTGAACTACATAGAGGAAGGAGCCAGCCATGTTATTGTTACTTCA TATGTCTTTAATAATGGTCAAATGGACCTAGAAAGGCTGAAAGATCTTGTTCGTGTTGTTGGAAAGCAGAAGCTTGTTTTAGACCTTAGCTGCAGAAAGAAG GATGGTAGATATGCAATTGTCACTGATAGATGGCAGAAGTTCAGTGATGTATATCTTGAGGAGGAAGTATTAGAATTTCTCGCTAACTATGCTGATGAGTTTTTAGTTCATGGTGTTGATGTTGAAGGGAAAAG GTTGGGAATTGATGAAGAGCTTGTGGCATTGCTTGGCAGGCACTCACCA ATTCCTGTGACTTATGCTGGCGGTGTGACAACAATGATTGATTTGGAAAGAATAAAGGTGGCAGGAGACGGATGCGTGGATCTTACTGTGGGCAGTGCTCTTGATATATTTGGGGGTAACTTACCATACAAAGATGTTGTAGCTTGGCATACTCGACAGGAGACTCTGATGGTTTAG
- the LOC118039626 gene encoding 1-(5-phosphoribosyl)-5-[(5-phosphoribosylamino)methylideneamino] imidazole-4-carboxamide isomerase, chloroplastic isoform X3 — protein MATSSSSLRASASSSSKFLASRKVFSSSSFFHGCQRHHGNRFITSFPSLHASSQSSSSCLSIKCAVRFRPCIDIHKGKVKQIVGSTLRDSKEEDGSALVTNFESDKSAAEFANLYKEDGLMGGHVIMLGADDLSKAAAVEALRAYPGGLQVGGGINVNNALNYIEEGASHVIVTSDGRYAIVTDRWQKFSDVYLEEEVLEFLANYADEFLVHGVDVEGKRLGIDEELVALLGRHSPIPVTYAGGVTTMIDLERIKVAGDGCVDLTVGSALDIFGGNLPYKDVVAWHTRQETLMV, from the exons ATGGCAACTAGCAGCAGCAGCCTACGCGCCTCCGCTTCATCCTCTTCCAAGTTTCTTGCATCAAGAAAGGTCTTCAGCTCCTCTTCATTCTTTCATGGTTGTCAAAGACACCACGGAAACAGATTCATTACATCCTTCCCTTCTTTGCATGCCTCCTCTC aatcttcttcttcttgcttaTCTATAAAATGTGCAGTTCGTTTTCGACCCTGCATTGATATACACAAG gGGAAGGTGAAACAAATTGTTGGGTCTACCCTTCGAGATTCGAAGGAAGAGGATGGTTCAGCTCTTGTGACAAATTTTGAATCAGATAAGTCGGCAGCGGAGTTTGCAAATTTGTATAAAGAAGATGGGCTGATGGGTGGTCATGTGATCATGCTCGGAGCTGATGATTTGAGCAAAGCTGCAGCTGTTGAAGCTCTGCGTGCCTATCCTG GAGGCTTGCAAGTTGGAGGTGGTATCAATGTAAACAACGCTTTGAACTACATAGAGGAAGGAGCCAGCCATGTTATTGTTACTTCA GATGGTAGATATGCAATTGTCACTGATAGATGGCAGAAGTTCAGTGATGTATATCTTGAGGAGGAAGTATTAGAATTTCTCGCTAACTATGCTGATGAGTTTTTAGTTCATGGTGTTGATGTTGAAGGGAAAAG GTTGGGAATTGATGAAGAGCTTGTGGCATTGCTTGGCAGGCACTCACCA ATTCCTGTGACTTATGCTGGCGGTGTGACAACAATGATTGATTTGGAAAGAATAAAGGTGGCAGGAGACGGATGCGTGGATCTTACTGTGGGCAGTGCTCTTGATATATTTGGGGGTAACTTACCATACAAAGATGTTGTAGCTTGGCATACTCGACAGGAGACTCTGATGGTTTAG
- the LOC118039626 gene encoding 1-(5-phosphoribosyl)-5-[(5-phosphoribosylamino)methylideneamino] imidazole-4-carboxamide isomerase, chloroplastic isoform X1, which yields MATSSSSLRASASSSSKFLASRKVFSSSSFFHGCQRHHGNRFITSFPSLHASSQSSSSCLSIKCAVRFRPCIDIHKGKVKQIVGSTLRDSKEEDGSALVTNFESDKSAAEFANLYKEDGLMGGHVIMLGADDLSKAAAVEALRAYPGGLQVGGGINVNNALNYIEEGASHVIVTSYVFNNGQMDLERLKDLVRVVGKQKLVLDLSCRKKDGRYAIVTDRWQKFSDVYLEEEVLEFLANYADEFLVHGVDVEGKRLGIDEELVALLGRHSPIPVTYAGGVTTMIDLERIKVAGDGCVDLTVGSALDIFGGNLPYKDVVAWHTRQETLMV from the exons ATGGCAACTAGCAGCAGCAGCCTACGCGCCTCCGCTTCATCCTCTTCCAAGTTTCTTGCATCAAGAAAGGTCTTCAGCTCCTCTTCATTCTTTCATGGTTGTCAAAGACACCACGGAAACAGATTCATTACATCCTTCCCTTCTTTGCATGCCTCCTCTC aatcttcttcttcttgcttaTCTATAAAATGTGCAGTTCGTTTTCGACCCTGCATTGATATACACAAG gGGAAGGTGAAACAAATTGTTGGGTCTACCCTTCGAGATTCGAAGGAAGAGGATGGTTCAGCTCTTGTGACAAATTTTGAATCAGATAAGTCGGCAGCGGAGTTTGCAAATTTGTATAAAGAAGATGGGCTGATGGGTGGTCATGTGATCATGCTCGGAGCTGATGATTTGAGCAAAGCTGCAGCTGTTGAAGCTCTGCGTGCCTATCCTG GAGGCTTGCAAGTTGGAGGTGGTATCAATGTAAACAACGCTTTGAACTACATAGAGGAAGGAGCCAGCCATGTTATTGTTACTTCA TATGTCTTTAATAATGGTCAAATGGACCTAGAAAGGCTGAAAGATCTTGTTCGTGTTGTTGGAAAGCAGAAGCTTGTTTTAGACCTTAGCTGCAGAAAGAAG GATGGTAGATATGCAATTGTCACTGATAGATGGCAGAAGTTCAGTGATGTATATCTTGAGGAGGAAGTATTAGAATTTCTCGCTAACTATGCTGATGAGTTTTTAGTTCATGGTGTTGATGTTGAAGGGAAAAG GTTGGGAATTGATGAAGAGCTTGTGGCATTGCTTGGCAGGCACTCACCA ATTCCTGTGACTTATGCTGGCGGTGTGACAACAATGATTGATTTGGAAAGAATAAAGGTGGCAGGAGACGGATGCGTGGATCTTACTGTGGGCAGTGCTCTTGATATATTTGGGGGTAACTTACCATACAAAGATGTTGTAGCTTGGCATACTCGACAGGAGACTCTGATGGTTTAG